Within Oryzias melastigma strain HK-1 linkage group LG23, ASM292280v2, whole genome shotgun sequence, the genomic segment gGTAGTATCTGgtccagatagtaactagtgtgcaccagatagtaaacgGAAAAAAcattctggttactatctggtgcacactagatgATTGTATCTGGTTCcttaccagatagtaactggtgttcaccagatagtaactggtgtgcaccagatagtaaacagaaaaatattctggttactatctggtgcacactagatgATCGTATCTGGTTCcttaccagatagtaactggtgtgcaccagatagtaaacagaaaaatattctggttactatctgctACTATCTCAATAAAtagtaacaagaaaaaaaaaaatagaaaaaaaaatcttctactTTGATGTCTCTTTACATCAAACATCTGTCTAATTGAGCCTGAATGTCACTGGCTGATTTAGGATTAATGACACCAACCCCGCAGCCGTCGACTTGTCAAGTTCAGCTATTAGAAGACTTAAGAGTTTGCAGCAGCTGTGTCAACCAAAGCTCCACTTCCCTGATATTTTTATCTCCCGAGTGACTCAGCTTGCCCGACCGGAGcagctgagcgtctgagtctaACAGGGAGGAGTTTGCTGTCACTCACAAGACTTGATAGTTTCCCATGGCTTCTCTGGGAGGGCTGCGATTCCAGCGGCAGTCTGGGATGTCTCCGTTGGGGGTGACGATGTTGAGGGTGTCGTTGATGAGGTTGTACTTGAGGATGCGGTCGTTCGCCGTGCTGGAGGTCAGCGAGGGAGAGGCGTTGACCTGAgaatcacacacaaacaaactaaaaaaacaaaaaaaaaaactttacaatgGAGGGAGAGCATTTTACGCcaactaaaataaagatttgaaggAAAGGTAGCGCTCGATAATCAATCCATTTCCTCGTGTTCATACAAAGCAGCTCTTAAAAGGCAGGAAATGTGGCTGCTAATGTGTTTTGACAGATGTGTGCAATCAGTCTTAAAGAGGAATAAAGCAATTGGTCTTATATCACCCTCACTTACTTGGGAGGAACCTTTTAGCAGCTGCTCCTATATTTCTATACGTATAACAGAGACTACTGTGGGAATATCAAATAAAGGAGAGCAGCCCTGATTAGGAAGCTGGCACACTTTCCACAGAAGGAGCATTTCTGTGCTACAACCAATTCTGTCTAGCCTAAAATAGATTTGGATCGCCTGGAAACCTTGCAGCTAAAAAAGAGTGCTCAGATGGTGCACAATAGCTTGGACAGCCTGTTGTGGTCGAGTTTTCTCTGTGGTTTCGGCACCGGAAACACCTTCTGTCAACATCTGAATACAGAGAGGAATGCATACCCAAACATACCCTGAAGGTATTTGTACTAACTCAGCAATAAAGTGGAGTCCCTGCCCAGGCATGTTAACTAattaggaaacatttttttaactctcccACTCCCTataacacgtgtcaaagtcaaggcccgggggccggatccggccctcctggttattatatctggccctcctgatcattttattttaatgttattaatgccccgatgttatcttgcacttatttttaacgtGTATAATGTTGACCAAATACATCCTTTTGGAGAgttaaatattcaaagttatttaaggtttaagttgaattattcttgaataatattcttgcctgtttttaatattaataattatattaaaagttacggttttaaagtttcaaaaattggcattctgctagctttttggactattttggcatttactaagatttgtttatgctattttggagtttaagtcACTTTCAAtaacatgctagatgttttggcgaatttaggattttttaaggctattttggagtttagctaatatttcagctacatgttagctgtttttatgaaattagcGGGgttttttagacagtttttttcagttaaactaATATGTAGGCGCattgctagcggttttggcgaatttagactttttttagggtgtcttggagtttagctaatattttagtaacatgctatctgtttaggcgaatttaggctttttttaagctattttggagttaagctaatatttcagctacatgctgatTAGGAAAATTGAggattttttaagctgttttggagttaagctaatatttcagtaacatTGTAGCTGTTTAGGcgaatttgggctttttttaagccgttttggagtcaagctaatatttcagctacatgctagctgttttggcgaatttagactttttttagggtgtcttggagtttagctaatattttagtaacatgcttgctgtttaggcgaatttaggctttttttaagctattttggagttaagctaatatttcagctacatgctgatTAGGAAAATTGAggcttttttaagctgttttggagttaagctaatatttcagctacatgctagctgtttaggcgaatttagactttttttaggctattttggagttaagctaatatttcagtaacatTGTAGCTGTTTACGcgaatttgggctttttttaagccgttttggagtcaagctaatatttcagctacatgctagctgttttggcgaatttagactttttttagggtgtcttggagtttagctaatattttagtaacatgcttgctgtttaggcgaatttaggcttttttttaggctattttggagttaagctaatatttcagctacatgctgatTAGGAAAATTGAggcttttttaagatgttttggagttaagctaatatttcagctacatgctagctgtttaggcgaatttaggcttttttaaggctgttttggagtcaagctaatatttcagctacatgctagctgttttggcgaatttagacttttttaaggctgttttggagtcaagctaatatttcagctacatgctgatTAGGAACATTGAggattttttaagctgttttggagttaagctaatatttcagtaacatTGTAGCTGTTTAGGcgaatttgggctttttttaagctgttttggagtcaagctaatatttcagctacatgctagctgttttggcgaatttagactttttttagggtgtcttggagtttagctaatattttagtaacatgcttgctgtttaggcgaatttaggctttttttaagctattttggagttaagctaatatttcagctacatgctgatTAGGAAAATTGAggcttttttaagctgttttaagctacatgctagctgttttggcaaatgtgAACGTTTtatggctattttggagtttagctaatatttatgctacatgttagctgctttggctaatttaagctcttttaggctattttggagtttagctaatattaatgttacatcctagctgttttggctaacctaagttttttttttaggctgatttagcatttagctaatatttgatcAGGCCttttttcagcgtttttagctatcaatttcagcattttcagcggccaaattcatcttacagcattcacgctagcttTATTgcaaatgctatatatctagttcccaattatgttaaaaagctacaatttaaagttttaaaattttagtttcagtgtgttcaataaatgtttgttcggcccgtgaccttaGGTATGTTCACGATTTATCCcccctgtgcgactgagtttgacacctctgcccTATAGGGACAATGAAGTAGCAgcaacttgttttttaaaacaactgttTCATTTCTctaaggcttttattttctcaggTCTGATTTAGAGGAAGTGAATTATTTTTCCCAGCAGCAGGTGTGTGCAAGACTTCTTGAAAAAGACTCACCTCAATAAGCCACGGCTTCAGTTTGTCATCTATAATGATGTCATATCCGTAGCACTCAAAGCAGTGTTTGTCGTTGTTCATCACCGGCTGcgaaaaaggaaagaagactGAGTTAGAAAGAGGAGTCgacctgttttttctttttctttaatgcaaCAGTCGCGGAAGGATGTTAGCAAATGAATAGTCTAATACACCAAAGTAGCCTTATAGGGGAAGTGAGTAAGATCACTTAGCAAAAAGTGGAAGTGATCATTCAGTTGAGAGGTTTGCTGTCCTGAgagtaaaataaagacataataaCAGGTGGGTTTCAGGAGAACGGGCTCCTCACGTCACTAAAAGCCTCTTCCTCAGCAGTAAAACCGAAGCATTTTCACTTTCACAGGTTTTAAAACAATGTTGCATCATTGACACATTGGTGAAATAAGACTTCCTTAaactttagccttttttaaGACGATTCTCTGTAACCACAGCAGGTTTCTGTGTTTAGTGAAAAACCTCAGAAACCCACCAAGCTCATCTCCAGGGTTTTTTTCCaactatgataaaaaaaaaaaaaccaagaaaatcccattgtctgactttaaaataaatcatttgaaaattatggtggaaaataagtatttggtcagcAACAAATATTCAACTCAATAATTACTCTTtgtcaaacgttttctgtaagttttcacaaactgttgctggtattttggtccattcctccatgcagatctcctctagagcagtgatgatattttggggctgttgctgggcaacacagactttcaaatCCCCCCCAAAGATTTTGTATGTGGTATGTAtgttctttggatgcaactcGGCATTCCTAaaaacagtagagttcttaccaaaaaagttttactttggtttcaattattatgggatggccacaggacctacagTTTAGTGgctattttgtggcaaagtgtgaaatttaggggattttcatatttttgtacaaatCTTTTGCTTCACCAGATTCCCCACACACACTACTATCTTAAATCTACAACCAAGTTTTATTGACCTTCGAACTTGTCAAAGATCACCAACTAGAATTTtcctatttagatttttatattttgaattatttaagcTACTAGAATTTGCTTCTGTTTATCCCTTTTTCAACCATGAATTTACTGTTTTAAGGTGATTTCATTgatattttgaagtattttttgtaatgttttacatttttttaatttagtacgAGCTacaaattataatttttctAGAGATTTTAATATATGACCTCATAACTCCCCGAGTAACCTTGAGAAGCTacttggggggaaaaaaaatgttttttaaagtttatagatTTTGAACGAAAAAGTGGCGTTCCCTTGttgctcacacattttttatcagaatattgtgaaaatgtatttcatgaATCATTAGCTTAAGCTGAAAAAACTTGACATACgacatgaaaaagaaatagttgccaaggaaatccaataAATCTGTTCGTCACCCCAAGGTGACCAAAAAGTaaagtggttgctatggagataagaTGAACAGAGAAGCTGTCAttctgaaaaaagtgtttttttaatgattttttcaCATGCAGAGTCAAATGGGGGGCTTTTAATTGTCATGatagctatttatttatttcaagcactTGTACTTTGTATTTTGCAACATAAATTGCAGGAACCCTGAAACTGGAGATCATCCTTGTAGATTAAAGGATGAAAAAATGAGTAAAGCAATTCAAAAAGTCAGGCTGACAGAGAACGCTACAGTCAGATCTACTTACAGCAACAGCTTTGAGAGACTGCACGACGATCCAGTGGATTTGATCAAAGAGTCGATTGGTCACCTCCTTTCCTCTGGTGCTCTCCAGGTACAAACGCAGGTTACTGACCGTCCACTTCCCTCCATGAACGTGGTTGTAGTCATCCTgcatttaaaatacatcaacaagaaaataaattgttttttttaatagattcacatcagaaaaagacaaaaaaaacactacacTCCTTACCCCATGCTTCTGGATGGCCACATTAGTGAGATGAACAAACATGTTGTCCAGTTCACTGGTGCTGGGCGTGTACTTGACTGTGCAGAACCTGCAGAAGCCCAGCTTGTACCTGAGAGTCAAACAACAGAAATTGAAGAACCAACTAGAAATACACATTTCTAAGATTTGTGGCAATCTATGCTGAAAGAGAACTACTTACATATAGCATTTCAGGGGTCGGTATGTGGTCACGAGGACGTAGAGACGGAGGTCAAACTTCTTTCCTCCAATAAGCAGAGGGTTGTCGATATAAAGAGAAATAACATACGCCTCTTTCCCACTGGATGCTGCAACAAACCTAAAGGAGGAAATGTAGAATCGGTTATAAAAACCTCCCGTCAAAATTAAGAGTTTTCACATCTATGGTTACCTgacaaaaatgaagatgttgCAACTTAAcgcttaagaaaaaaaacttttcttgtttCTAGAGATTGTTTATCTGTGTGTAAAAGTTccacttttttaaagctaattaggAATgttaatatgttagcattatgctagctgtcaaaattagactttttttaagttcttttggcagatttggaatttagctcatattttagcattatgctagctgttttatcaaaattagacttttttaagttctttggCAAATtccgagtttagctaatattttagtatcatgctagctgttttgttgaaataagacttttttaagttctttaggcaaatttggagtttagctaatattttagcattatgctagctgttttatcaaaattagacttttttcagttctttaagcaaatttggagtttagctaatcttttagcatcatgctagctgttttgtcaaaatgagacttttttcaatactttaggcaaatttggagtttagctaatattttagcatcatgctagctgtctttttaaaattagacttttttaaagggatagaaacttgctttttttaaacaatcttatatatttttttctcttcgtgACTGGGTCGGATTAAACCATATGTTtaacacccctggtttacaagCTCTCATGCATCCTTTCATCCTCCAATCTAATGTCATTGGCGTAAACAATAATGGTGAGTCGtcaacaagtggatgcatcaaataAGATCTTTCTGAAGTTCTTCTGCTtgtgattcacaacaatttgaataaagaaatactcaaaaatgccattttgtGCCTAATTATCTTGATatagtcctccatcatgagaaaaatgccacaagaacatgctaaaaatacaTCCGAGTGGGTGACTTACGTTGAAGTACGACTGTCCCGCGACCACTTTTTAATCTGCGACAGTTTATTAATGAGGAAGATGCCTTTCCCTTGCGCCTTTCCACAGGGCTTCATGATCCAGGTGCTGGACGGGTTCTTGCGAAACTCCTCCACAAATAGGTTGTAGTCCGCGGGAAGCATAAATGTCACGGGGACAAAATCTGTCCAAAGAGAGAACATCAAACATGATCAAATTAgatcatttataaatatatacatgtgTGCGTTCCCACACAATTTGTATGATTTAGTACCCAGATATATGTATTTTCCATTCTCATCCTTCTCTGCCAGAGGACTGCTTTCCTTCTCCAGGTCCTTGCGGTAGCGTTTGATGTTCTTGATCATCAGGTCTTTTCTAGTCAACTCATAGTGGTTAGGAAAGTGGTTAACCATCTGGTCATCGGACAGTCGGTAGCCGGTGTCTACGCTGAAAACATTCCTGATGGTCTGGATGCTCATCCTAACCAAAAATAAGGCGTTCTCGATCAGTCCAGGTAAATGTGAGCTGCTAATTATCT encodes:
- the ttll1 gene encoding probable tubulin polyglutamylase TTLL1 isoform X1, whose translation is MKQVHRAIFIFIFLNLLTCFVLHPEGGTMAGKVKWVTDIEKSVLINNFEKREWVQVTESEDWNFYWMSIQTIRNVFSVDTGYRLSDDQMVNHFPNHYELTRKDLMIKNIKRYRKDLEKESSPLAEKDENGKYIYLDFVPVTFMLPADYNLFVEEFRKNPSSTWIMKPCGKAQGKGIFLINKLSQIKKWSRDSRTSTFVAASSGKEAYVISLYIDNPLLIGGKKFDLRLYVLVTTYRPLKCYMYKLGFCRFCTVKYTPSTSELDNMFVHLTNVAIQKHGDDYNHVHGGKWTVSNLRLYLESTRGKEVTNRLFDQIHWIVVQSLKAVAPVMNNDKHCFECYGYDIIIDDKLKPWLIEVNASPSLTSSTANDRILKYNLINDTLNIVTPNGDIPDCRWNRSPPREAMGNYQVLYDEEQAQSENAERDLRSRSGQSLGSKGSKGSAGVRPAAATWK
- the ttll1 gene encoding probable tubulin polyglutamylase TTLL1 isoform X2, with the protein product MAGKVKWVTDIEKSVLINNFEKREWVQVTESEDWNFYWMSIQTIRNVFSVDTGYRLSDDQMVNHFPNHYELTRKDLMIKNIKRYRKDLEKESSPLAEKDENGKYIYLDFVPVTFMLPADYNLFVEEFRKNPSSTWIMKPCGKAQGKGIFLINKLSQIKKWSRDSRTSTFVAASSGKEAYVISLYIDNPLLIGGKKFDLRLYVLVTTYRPLKCYMYKLGFCRFCTVKYTPSTSELDNMFVHLTNVAIQKHGDDYNHVHGGKWTVSNLRLYLESTRGKEVTNRLFDQIHWIVVQSLKAVAPVMNNDKHCFECYGYDIIIDDKLKPWLIEVNASPSLTSSTANDRILKYNLINDTLNIVTPNGDIPDCRWNRSPPREAMGNYQVLYDEEQAQSENAERDLRSRSGQSLGSKGSKGSAGVRPAAATWK